Proteins from one Deinococcus misasensis DSM 22328 genomic window:
- a CDS encoding V-type ATP synthase subunit F has protein sequence MHKVVVLADSETATGYRLAGVEVVEASSETAVKALEQLIVQGDYGLVAVDSGLIADPAKAAERAMRGRDLPILLPIPSLKDAFSTDTVDAKAYMGKLVRDTIGFDIKL, from the coding sequence ATGCATAAGGTTGTGGTTTTGGCAGATTCAGAAACCGCCACCGGCTACCGCCTGGCAGGTGTGGAAGTCGTGGAAGCCAGCAGCGAAACTGCTGTGAAAGCCCTCGAACAACTGATTGTGCAGGGCGATTACGGTCTGGTGGCTGTGGACTCCGGTCTGATTGCAGACCCTGCAAAAGCTGCAGAACGGGCCATGCGTGGACGGGACCTTCCCATCCTGCTGCCCATTCCCAGCCTCAAAGACGCCTTCAGCACCGACACCGTCGACGCCAAAGCCTACATGGGCAAACTGGTGCGCGACACCATCGGCTTCG
- a CDS encoding V-type ATPase subunit, producing the protein MADDYGYINARVKMMRGALLENRHLDEAVSAATYAEYLRVLSETPIREDLGEATAQGAGLNELDAALSKNLFRVVRKVQGLASGEAKKEVDVLVARWDLLNIKTLVRGVVTGRSSQDILAGLIPAGTIKWGVLQAAANSTDLASLAQTLSIGGGFLGRTLRAAVSGGSNELLDIEVALDQDYFKAALSAARGNNLRRYLSREVDVRNILTALQLRGGTANARYFVPGGSLNEGDFLRIAGGDNTVSDPDLQRLLEAGSLDRAETISRSLLDQAARGVAMTDVLGPGVVLDFLRRKEIEIAKLRLIGRGKFYGVPGENIRQELGNA; encoded by the coding sequence GTGGCAGACGATTACGGATACATCAATGCACGCGTGAAAATGATGCGTGGAGCCCTGCTGGAAAACCGCCACCTTGATGAGGCGGTTTCTGCAGCGACCTACGCGGAATACCTGCGTGTGCTCAGTGAAACCCCCATCCGGGAAGACCTCGGAGAGGCCACCGCTCAGGGTGCCGGTTTGAACGAACTGGACGCTGCCCTGTCCAAAAACCTCTTCCGGGTGGTCCGCAAAGTGCAGGGTCTCGCCAGTGGCGAAGCCAAAAAGGAAGTGGATGTCTTGGTGGCCCGTTGGGACCTCCTCAACATCAAAACCCTGGTGCGCGGTGTGGTCACCGGACGTTCTTCTCAGGACATTCTGGCCGGTCTGATTCCTGCAGGCACCATCAAATGGGGCGTGCTGCAGGCCGCCGCCAACAGCACCGATCTGGCCAGTCTGGCCCAGACCCTCTCCATCGGAGGCGGATTCTTGGGTCGCACCCTGCGCGCTGCAGTGTCTGGTGGCTCAAACGAACTGCTGGACATTGAAGTGGCTCTGGATCAGGACTACTTCAAAGCGGCCCTCTCTGCTGCCCGTGGCAACAACCTCAGACGCTACCTGTCCCGCGAAGTGGACGTGCGCAACATCCTGACCGCCCTGCAACTGCGGGGTGGAACGGCCAACGCCCGTTACTTTGTGCCCGGCGGTTCTCTGAATGAAGGCGATTTCCTGCGCATTGCTGGCGGAGACAACACCGTTTCTGACCCCGATTTGCAGCGCCTTCTGGAAGCTGGCAGTCTGGACCGTGCAGAAACCATCAGCAGAAGCTTGCTGGATCAGGCCGCCAGAGGCGTCGCCATGACCGACGTGCTCGGTCCGGGCGTGGTGCTGGACTTCCTGCGCCGCAAGGAAATCGAAATTGCCAAACTCCGTTTGATCGGACGCGGCAAGTTCTACGGTGTCCCCGGCGAAAACATCAGACAGGAGCTCGGAAATGCATAA
- a CDS encoding V-type ATP synthase subunit E produces the protein MSNLASILETEVREEIAQIKRQSQENAALIVNQAKEQAQGLLESRKRALEGEFNAGIVRAKSAASLEVAALRLSAADSVQKRAFVEAEQKIRDLANSQTAEYRTILGKLIEEARGAIAEPEAIEVNPADLLLAQDVLADLGIVAAVRGNEQVQTGVRLVAKGGRTSVQNTLLGRLAQTRDSLASQVARVLAQ, from the coding sequence ATGTCAAACCTTGCATCGATTCTCGAAACAGAAGTCCGCGAGGAAATCGCGCAGATCAAGCGGCAATCCCAGGAGAATGCTGCCTTGATCGTGAACCAGGCCAAAGAGCAGGCCCAGGGCTTGCTCGAAAGCCGCAAGCGTGCCCTCGAAGGTGAATTTAATGCGGGAATCGTGCGGGCCAAGAGTGCTGCAAGCCTTGAAGTTGCAGCACTCCGACTCTCAGCAGCGGACAGCGTGCAGAAGCGCGCGTTCGTCGAGGCAGAACAAAAAATTCGTGACCTCGCGAACAGCCAGACTGCTGAGTACCGCACGATCCTCGGGAAGCTCATCGAGGAAGCCAGAGGGGCCATCGCTGAACCCGAAGCCATCGAAGTGAACCCTGCCGACCTGCTGCTGGCCCAAGACGTGCTGGCAGACCTCGGCATTGTGGCTGCGGTGCGTGGCAATGAGCAGGTTCAGACCGGTGTGCGTCTGGTGGCCAAAGGTGGACGCACCAGCGTGCAGAACACCCTCCTCGGACGTCTCGCTCAGACCCGCGACAGCCTTGCTTCTCAGGTGGCCCGCGTTCTCGCCCAGTAA
- a CDS encoding ATP synthase subunit K codes for MKKLATVLAAFALASVAFAQEAGNSDVLVAGLKAIGAGLALGLGAIGTGIAQGRIGAAAAGVTAESPEKFGQMLIWFVIPETLVIFGFVGLFLLR; via the coding sequence ATGAAGAAACTGGCTACTGTACTCGCTGCTTTTGCTCTCGCAAGTGTCGCATTCGCTCAAGAAGCTGGCAACAGTGACGTTCTGGTCGCTGGCCTGAAAGCCATCGGCGCAGGTCTGGCTCTGGGTCTGGGTGCCATTGGTACCGGTATTGCCCAAGGCCGCATCGGTGCTGCTGCTGCCGGTGTGACCGCCGAAAGCCCCGAGAAGTTCGGTCAGATGCTGATCTGGTTCGTGATTCCCGAAACCCTGGTGATCTTCGGTTTCGTGGGCCTGTTCCTCCTCCGTTAA
- a CDS encoding V-type ATP synthase subunit I encodes MIAKMQQVTIAARKSDARRLISALQDAGVLHITPVESHELSTGALTGQDAEDRKVTERLLARVDTTLGELGNPALPSGALPAEAAWESTIEGVAQQSSALTNQRAALEADLALAQSFDEVVKALAEVANGLDASKRLSVIPFTLDAKQDAGLLQQTLQGDLKDRFAMDFKPVGNLRAGVVVVKNQDRDLARQSLSKARVGELRLPGRFDGMPLSEAASELSRVRRDAPGQLQGIREQLHGLAHQHGSVLGAIRDALRDRVTAFEVQTQSARGKYGIALQGFVPADHVGQLESALKQFDVAMEMQAADEHHAENVPVKLNNNGYVQNFEFLLNVSQPPRYGTFDPSWIVSVFFPLFFGFVIADIGLGLLFLAVSLWAMGQAKANKSITIGFMGLVLDPKTLGQVATVLTTMSVWALIWGVLTGEFFGNFFEHLGIFYIDPELIKNVWGVAVAHHAEAHHAAISFPILYPRVDSGFANTVMLHTLLMGIVFLLWSWGLKAQLGFKHKHMHHFWEGVGMIGGLIGLIMIAWISEAGKNLGAIGDFSDWRALVMAAGFGVFILGVIMSKMGMMTIELLSQGGNIISFSRLFAVGLASAILANLATDLGWGLYESMGVIGALIGIVLALLVHAFAIALTIIGHVMQPLRLNYVEFLNPTGFYTETGPRYNPLKKLSKQK; translated from the coding sequence GTGATCGCAAAAATGCAGCAAGTCACCATTGCCGCTCGCAAGAGCGATGCAAGGCGACTGATTTCTGCTCTGCAGGATGCCGGAGTGCTCCACATCACCCCCGTTGAGTCCCATGAACTGTCCACCGGAGCCCTGACCGGACAGGATGCCGAAGACCGCAAGGTCACCGAGCGCCTGCTCGCCCGCGTGGACACCACCCTCGGAGAACTCGGGAACCCCGCCCTCCCCAGTGGCGCACTGCCTGCAGAAGCCGCCTGGGAAAGCACCATCGAAGGTGTTGCTCAACAATCCAGTGCCCTCACCAACCAGCGTGCTGCTCTGGAAGCAGATCTTGCGCTGGCCCAGTCGTTTGACGAAGTGGTGAAGGCCCTGGCGGAAGTTGCCAACGGTCTTGATGCCTCCAAGCGCCTCAGTGTGATTCCTTTCACTCTGGACGCCAAACAGGATGCCGGACTGCTGCAACAAACCTTGCAAGGCGACCTCAAAGACCGCTTCGCAATGGATTTCAAACCGGTGGGCAACCTGCGTGCTGGCGTGGTTGTGGTGAAAAACCAGGACCGTGATCTGGCCCGTCAGTCCCTCTCCAAAGCCCGTGTGGGCGAACTTCGCCTTCCAGGTCGTTTTGATGGCATGCCCCTCAGCGAAGCTGCCTCTGAACTCAGCCGTGTGCGCCGCGATGCGCCCGGTCAACTTCAGGGCATTCGCGAACAGTTGCATGGCCTTGCACACCAGCACGGCAGCGTTCTGGGTGCCATCCGTGACGCTTTGCGCGACCGCGTGACCGCATTCGAGGTGCAAACCCAGAGTGCCCGTGGCAAGTACGGCATTGCCCTGCAAGGCTTTGTGCCTGCAGACCATGTCGGACAACTCGAAAGTGCCCTCAAGCAATTCGATGTCGCCATGGAAATGCAAGCTGCCGACGAGCACCACGCTGAAAATGTGCCTGTCAAACTCAACAACAACGGTTACGTTCAGAACTTTGAGTTTCTGCTCAACGTTTCTCAGCCTCCCCGTTACGGCACTTTCGATCCCAGCTGGATTGTCAGTGTGTTCTTCCCCCTGTTTTTCGGTTTCGTGATTGCCGACATCGGTCTGGGCTTGTTGTTCCTTGCGGTCTCCCTGTGGGCCATGGGGCAAGCCAAAGCCAACAAGAGCATCACCATCGGATTCATGGGTCTGGTGCTGGATCCCAAAACCCTCGGTCAAGTGGCCACCGTGCTGACCACCATGAGCGTCTGGGCACTGATCTGGGGCGTCCTCACCGGAGAATTCTTCGGCAACTTCTTTGAGCACCTTGGCATCTTCTACATCGATCCCGAGCTGATCAAGAACGTCTGGGGTGTCGCTGTGGCACACCACGCCGAAGCACACCACGCTGCCATTTCCTTCCCCATCCTGTACCCCCGGGTGGACTCTGGCTTCGCCAACACCGTCATGCTGCACACCCTCCTGATGGGCATCGTGTTCTTGCTCTGGAGCTGGGGCCTCAAAGCCCAACTCGGCTTCAAGCACAAGCACATGCACCACTTCTGGGAAGGCGTTGGCATGATCGGCGGTCTGATCGGTCTGATCATGATCGCCTGGATCTCCGAAGCTGGCAAAAACCTTGGTGCCATCGGTGATTTCAGCGACTGGCGCGCTCTGGTGATGGCTGCAGGCTTTGGGGTGTTCATTCTGGGCGTGATCATGTCCAAGATGGGCATGATGACCATCGAACTGCTGTCTCAGGGCGGAAACATCATCAGCTTCAGCCGTCTTTTCGCTGTGGGTCTGGCCTCGGCCATTCTGGCCAACCTCGCCACCGACCTCGGCTGGGGACTGTATGAAAGCATGGGCGTGATCGGTGCCTTGATCGGCATCGTGCTGGCCCTGCTGGTGCATGCTTTCGCCATTGCCCTCACCATCATCGGTCACGTGATGCAACCCTTGCGTTTGAATTACGTGGAATTCCTGAACCCCACCGGCTTCTACACCGAAACCGGTCCCCGCTACAACCCGCTGAAAAAACTCAGCAAACAAAAGTAA
- a CDS encoding V-type ATPase subunit subunit G family protein, giving the protein MEASSGRIISELAQKERALAAEIEAAQTEAKRTIEQAESEAKRILAEAETVARQLATNNAQRLTAEQERIRTAERDSAKASVEAEKARAEGRVGQAVDLILKAVLP; this is encoded by the coding sequence TTGGAAGCGTCGAGTGGTCGAATCATCAGCGAACTCGCTCAAAAAGAGCGTGCGCTCGCAGCTGAGATCGAAGCAGCCCAAACGGAAGCCAAACGCACCATCGAACAAGCCGAATCAGAAGCAAAACGCATTCTGGCAGAAGCTGAAACCGTGGCACGTCAACTGGCAACCAACAACGCGCAACGACTGACAGCCGAACAGGAACGCATCCGCACTGCGGAACGCGATTCTGCAAAAGCATCGGTCGAAGCCGAAAAGGCCCGTGCTGAAGGGCGCGTTGGTCAGGCTGTAGATCTCATCTTGAAGGCGGTACTCCCGTGA
- a CDS encoding thiopeptide-type bacteriocin biosynthesis protein, translating into MTLEFQTRHYTALREWHALHAFSHAGAEELEQILTERLFPKLQDLKEQGQMQGWFFIRYWEGGPHLRVRLLYPAPGVTEEIEALLQLALGETVSHPLDPVQYYSGFTSDPQGILTQLGWHDHGAVKPFRYDPETERYGGFQGLWVSEDFFQQSSELAVVALKLAPRKSARLGLALRLLLLTLHATRMHNHQAIAWLREFVNAWPIHTPLPVRSIFHTREHAEEQYFQNREQYQDLARLFQHGPAQVHPFMERWHQQVSQTHQQYQHLWDQKQLTLPPLEIWKSQVHMFHNRLGLTIEEESYLGSLASLILSGPSVEALRLEDPLALDRRYHEASKFYAGHLPEPLLHPAPHAVRTLPSWPGQIRQSLPEVPLQDHLQFPLGEALMKRTTHYRPFGGELTLPDVSVLLSATAGVSEERHIQMPHENWHHFRRTYPSGGARYPWKLHVLVGKVQGLNTGHYIYEEHTHELVQVGAFPDRDLLSRCSTFLQPQNPMAIDVEEVPLWIIPVLDFSYIRQHYALRAYRHALLECGHLSQNLCLTATALGLAHNTLGGFWDDAVSQLLRLDSHNQFTVYLMPIGGRTASN; encoded by the coding sequence ATGACCCTCGAATTTCAAACCCGCCATTACACCGCCCTGCGCGAGTGGCACGCCCTGCATGCCTTCAGCCATGCAGGTGCAGAAGAGCTCGAACAGATCCTCACCGAACGGCTTTTCCCGAAGCTTCAAGACCTCAAAGAACAGGGCCAGATGCAAGGATGGTTTTTCATCCGCTATTGGGAAGGGGGACCACACCTGCGGGTCCGGTTGCTTTACCCGGCCCCCGGCGTCACCGAAGAAATCGAGGCGTTGCTGCAATTGGCACTTGGGGAAACGGTGTCCCACCCTCTGGACCCGGTGCAGTATTACTCGGGTTTCACTTCCGATCCGCAAGGCATCCTGACCCAGCTGGGCTGGCATGACCACGGCGCGGTCAAGCCTTTCCGCTACGACCCCGAGACCGAACGCTATGGTGGTTTTCAGGGCCTGTGGGTCAGTGAAGATTTCTTCCAGCAGTCCAGCGAACTGGCGGTGGTGGCCCTCAAACTGGCCCCACGCAAAAGTGCCCGGCTGGGTCTGGCCCTGCGCCTCTTGCTGCTGACCTTGCACGCCACCCGCATGCACAACCATCAGGCCATCGCCTGGCTGCGTGAATTTGTGAATGCATGGCCCATCCACACGCCCCTTCCGGTGCGCTCCATCTTCCACACCCGAGAACACGCCGAGGAGCAGTACTTCCAGAACCGTGAGCAGTATCAGGATCTGGCCCGCCTGTTCCAGCATGGCCCTGCACAGGTCCACCCGTTCATGGAACGCTGGCACCAGCAGGTCAGCCAGACCCACCAGCAATACCAGCACCTCTGGGACCAGAAGCAACTGACCCTGCCTCCTCTGGAAATCTGGAAGTCGCAGGTGCACATGTTCCACAACCGTTTGGGCCTCACCATCGAAGAGGAAAGTTACCTTGGGTCTCTGGCCTCCCTGATCCTGTCTGGCCCGAGCGTGGAAGCCCTGCGGTTGGAAGACCCTCTGGCCCTTGACCGCCGCTACCACGAAGCCAGCAAATTCTATGCAGGCCACCTGCCAGAGCCCCTGCTGCACCCGGCCCCCCACGCGGTTCGCACCTTGCCGAGCTGGCCCGGACAGATCCGCCAGAGTTTGCCTGAGGTGCCCCTGCAAGACCATTTGCAGTTTCCTCTGGGCGAGGCCCTCATGAAACGCACCACCCACTACCGCCCTTTCGGCGGAGAACTGACCCTGCCAGATGTCTCTGTGCTGCTCTCGGCAACCGCTGGCGTCAGTGAAGAACGGCACATCCAGATGCCCCACGAAAACTGGCACCATTTCAGACGGACCTATCCCTCTGGAGGGGCACGTTACCCCTGGAAACTGCATGTGCTGGTGGGCAAAGTGCAAGGCCTGAACACCGGACACTATATTTATGAAGAACACACCCACGAACTGGTGCAAGTGGGGGCTTTCCCGGACCGGGACCTGCTCTCCAGATGCTCCACGTTCTTGCAACCCCAGAACCCCATGGCCATCGATGTAGAGGAGGTTCCGCTCTGGATCATTCCCGTGCTGGATTTCTCTTACATCCGACAGCATTACGCCCTGAGGGCTTACCGCCACGCCCTGCTGGAGTGCGGACACCTCAGTCAGAATTTGTGCCTGACCGCCACCGCTCTGGGACTCGCCCACAACACCCTCGGGGGTTTCTGGGACGATGCCGTCAGCCAGCTCCTCAGGCTGGACAGCCACAACCAGTTCACGGTTTACCTGATGCCCATCGGAGGCAGAACCGCCAGCAACTGA